In Desulfovibrio legallii, one genomic interval encodes:
- a CDS encoding MbtF, translating to MRFERFRNCLCALLPALCAALLLPACAAKEDGGDAPNDMTISVSLRDVHRCSRISPEIQLANAPADADYFDVRLVEYTGDSQELFLGGGSWDNDGSGVIPEGGLTRHYRGPCPPTGSPRDYAFVVSAMHRGNMQPLSVRIYRFTQE from the coding sequence ATGCGCTTTGAACGGTTCCGCAACTGCCTGTGCGCCCTGCTGCCGGCCCTGTGCGCCGCCCTGCTGCTGCCCGCCTGCGCAGCCAAGGAAGACGGCGGCGACGCCCCCAATGATATGACCATCAGCGTCAGCCTGCGTGACGTGCACCGCTGCTCACGCATTTCACCCGAAATACAGCTCGCCAACGCCCCTGCCGACGCCGATTATTTTGACGTGCGCCTGGTGGAATACACCGGCGACTCTCAGGAACTATTTCTCGGCGGCGGCAGTTGGGACAACGACGGCTCCGGCGTCATCCCCGAAGGCGGGCTTACCCGCCACTACCGCGGCCCCTGCCCGCCCACGGGCAGCCCGCGCGACTACGCTTTTGTGGTTTCGGCCATGCACCGGGGCAACATGCAGCCCTTGTCCGTGCGCATCTACCGCTTCACGCAGGAGTAA
- a CDS encoding YkgJ family cysteine cluster protein: MTMSSDDASREFMENLPELAPGTTFCFDCNPEVPCFNRCCAELTLPLTPYDVLRLRRHLGLGSENFLNSFTRMRTFPDTGFPLPLLRMLEGPGEPCPFVSPVGCSVYDNRPGACRFYPLGRGTKMAENGVAERFFVVREPHCHGFDQGTDRTAAQWLENQGLAPYNAANDRYMRLMAMVRATGKPLEQRMTTMAVLCLYQLDKFRELVERMRIFSRVEVDAARREAVMQDSEEGDVAALNFALDWMELIIFGQSEGLAKAEEQK; this comes from the coding sequence ATGACCATGTCTTCTGACGACGCCAGCCGCGAGTTTATGGAAAATCTGCCTGAACTGGCCCCCGGCACGACGTTCTGCTTTGACTGCAACCCGGAAGTGCCCTGCTTCAACCGCTGCTGTGCGGAACTGACCCTGCCCCTGACCCCTTACGACGTGCTGCGCCTGCGCCGCCACCTGGGCCTGGGCAGCGAGAACTTCCTCAATTCCTTCACCCGCATGCGCACCTTCCCCGACACGGGCTTTCCCCTGCCCCTGCTGCGCATGCTTGAAGGCCCCGGCGAGCCCTGTCCTTTTGTGAGCCCCGTGGGCTGTTCCGTCTACGACAATCGCCCCGGCGCTTGTCGCTTTTACCCCTTGGGCCGGGGCACCAAGATGGCCGAGAACGGCGTGGCCGAGCGCTTCTTTGTGGTGCGCGAACCCCACTGCCACGGCTTTGACCAGGGCACGGATCGCACCGCCGCCCAGTGGCTTGAGAACCAGGGCCTGGCCCCCTACAACGCCGCCAACGACCGCTACATGCGCCTTATGGCCATGGTGCGCGCCACGGGCAAACCCCTGGAGCAGCGCATGACCACCATGGCTGTGCTCTGCCTCTATCAGCTGGACAAATTCCGCGAACTCGTCGAGCGCATGCGTATCTTTTCCCGCGTGGAGGTGGACGCAGCCCGCCGCGAAGCCGTCATGCAGGACAGCGAAGAAGGCGATGTGGCCGCCCTGAACTTCGCCCTGGACTGGATGGAACTGATCATCTTCGGCCAGAGTGAGGGCCTCGCCAAAGCAGAAGAGCAAAAATAG
- a CDS encoding phospholipase D-like domain-containing protein, with product MWDIVEYFAILAVHALSWVAVGHALLTKHDPRAALGWTVTALLLPLVGPLLYASFGISRAESRATRIMQRQAPLEPDYAHPPLPRKPPGPVPENIVSMERIGRVLTAQHLSVGDAITPLHNGDEAYPAMLQAINAAQDQVYLSTYIFNAGASATAFCEALAAAAARGVDVRLLVDGVGQLYSLRRPWKKLARQGVRVAVFLPPRLLPPNLSINLRNHRKLLVCDQTGFTGGMNIADENLTSGKRGYVQDVHFCCQGPIVDQLRRAFLLDWGFCTGQYSPLPPPSTEARGNSRCRIIMDGPGSDDDPLSDIFCGVINAARHSVRVMTPYFLPSHGLVAALRSAGQRGVDVRIVLPAKNNLFYVHWATFRLLPTLLEAGVRVWYQPPPFAHTKLLAVDGYYSQIGSSNWDARSLRLNFELNMEIFDAKAHDAIAAHIDAAINRGTECTTHDLRRFSLPKRLRNAACWIFSPYL from the coding sequence ATGTGGGATATAGTGGAATATTTTGCCATCCTGGCCGTACACGCCCTTTCCTGGGTGGCCGTGGGGCACGCCTTACTTACCAAACACGACCCGCGCGCGGCCCTGGGCTGGACGGTCACGGCCCTCCTGCTGCCCCTGGTGGGGCCGCTGCTCTACGCCTCCTTTGGCATCAGCCGGGCCGAGAGCCGGGCCACGCGCATCATGCAGCGGCAGGCCCCTTTGGAACCGGACTACGCGCACCCGCCCCTGCCCCGCAAGCCGCCCGGCCCTGTGCCCGAAAATATCGTCAGTATGGAGCGCATCGGGCGCGTGCTCACCGCACAGCACCTCAGCGTGGGCGACGCCATCACCCCCCTGCATAACGGCGACGAAGCCTATCCCGCCATGCTGCAGGCCATCAACGCGGCGCAGGATCAGGTCTATCTTTCCACCTACATTTTCAACGCCGGCGCAAGCGCCACGGCCTTTTGCGAGGCCCTGGCCGCCGCTGCGGCCCGAGGCGTGGACGTCCGCTTGCTGGTGGATGGCGTGGGCCAGCTCTATTCCCTGCGCCGTCCGTGGAAAAAACTTGCTCGCCAGGGCGTGCGCGTGGCCGTCTTTCTGCCCCCGCGCCTGCTGCCGCCCAACCTGAGCATCAACCTGCGCAACCACCGCAAGCTGTTGGTCTGCGACCAGACAGGCTTTACCGGCGGCATGAATATTGCCGACGAAAACCTCACCAGCGGCAAGCGCGGCTATGTGCAGGACGTGCACTTTTGCTGCCAAGGCCCCATTGTGGACCAGCTGCGGCGGGCCTTTCTGCTGGACTGGGGTTTCTGCACCGGGCAGTATTCGCCCCTGCCGCCCCCCAGCACGGAGGCCAGGGGCAACAGCCGCTGCCGCATCATCATGGATGGCCCCGGCTCCGACGACGATCCTCTGAGCGACATCTTTTGCGGGGTCATCAATGCCGCCCGCCACAGCGTGCGCGTCATGACCCCCTATTTTCTGCCTTCCCACGGCCTGGTGGCCGCCCTGCGTTCCGCCGGGCAACGCGGCGTGGACGTGCGCATTGTGCTGCCCGCCAAAAACAATCTCTTCTACGTCCATTGGGCCACCTTTCGTTTGTTGCCCACCTTGCTGGAGGCCGGCGTGCGCGTCTGGTACCAGCCTCCCCCTTTCGCCCACACCAAATTGCTGGCCGTGGACGGCTATTACAGCCAGATCGGCTCCTCCAACTGGGACGCGCGCAGCCTGCGCCTCAATTTTGAACTCAATATGGAAATCTTCGACGCCAAGGCCCACGACGCCATTGCCGCGCATATCGATGCGGCCATCAATCGCGGCACAGAATGCACCACCCATGACCTGCGTCGTTTTTCCCTGCCCAAGCGGCTGCGCAACGCCGCCTGCTGGATTTTTTCCCCCTACCTGTAA
- the sppA gene encoding signal peptide peptidase SppA: protein MSGILPPDAAASASPTDNAPNPHAGEAPLTMTPPLADPAASLQKAPQADCAMGCPLAQIPASIWRSLLRPPFRRRHPLLFWGGLVLLLLSLGYAFFPEDGLGSHDRLALVTVRGPILSAEPTLDWVRKLERNAGVKGVLVRVDSPGGGAAASQEIYTALARLAEKKPVVVSMGSLAASGGLMVSMAGRRVFANPSTVTGSIGVRMDIPQIQGLLQKLGLGQETLTTAPYKDAGSYLRPLTPEQRRYLTDVLEDMHRQFVSIVAQGRHMPVDKAAALANGKIYTGREALDLGLVDALGDRHDALEWLAKECQVSAQRPLLAPPERGSWLSRTLKTWLGLNVDAVAGLADGGAPAFLYQF, encoded by the coding sequence ATGAGCGGCATACTTCCCCCCGACGCAGCTGCGTCCGCATCTCCCACCGACAACGCCCCGAATCCCCACGCGGGCGAAGCCCCCCTGACCATGACGCCTCCCCTCGCCGACCCGGCCGCGTCCTTGCAAAAGGCCCCCCAGGCCGATTGCGCCATGGGCTGTCCCCTGGCGCAGATTCCGGCCTCAATCTGGCGCAGCCTGCTGCGGCCGCCCTTCCGGCGGCGGCATCCTCTGCTGTTCTGGGGCGGGCTTGTCCTTTTGCTCCTGTCCCTGGGCTACGCCTTTTTTCCGGAAGACGGTCTGGGCAGTCATGACCGCCTGGCCCTGGTTACTGTGCGCGGCCCCATCCTCAGCGCCGAACCTACCCTGGACTGGGTGCGCAAGCTGGAGCGCAACGCCGGCGTCAAAGGCGTGCTGGTCCGCGTGGATTCGCCCGGCGGCGGCGCTGCGGCCTCGCAGGAAATTTACACAGCCCTGGCCCGACTGGCCGAAAAAAAGCCCGTGGTCGTGAGCATGGGCTCACTGGCGGCCTCAGGCGGGCTTATGGTCAGCATGGCGGGACGGCGCGTATTCGCCAATCCCTCCACCGTCACCGGTTCCATCGGCGTGCGTATGGATATCCCGCAGATTCAGGGCCTGCTGCAGAAGCTGGGCCTGGGGCAGGAAACCCTTACTACGGCTCCGTATAAGGATGCTGGTTCCTATCTGCGGCCCCTGACCCCGGAACAGCGGCGCTATCTTACTGATGTGCTGGAGGACATGCACCGCCAGTTTGTGAGCATTGTGGCGCAAGGGAGGCATATGCCCGTGGACAAGGCCGCAGCCCTGGCCAACGGCAAGATCTACACAGGCCGTGAAGCCCTGGACCTGGGCCTGGTGGACGCCCTGGGCGACCGCCACGACGCCCTGGAGTGGCTGGCCAAAGAATGTCAGGTGTCCGCGCAGCGGCCTTTGCTTGCACCGCCGGAACGCGGCTCCTGGCTTTCCCGCACGCTCAAGACCTGGCTCGGCCTGAATGTCGACGCCGTGGCCGGCCTGGCGGATGGCGGCGCGCCAGCGTTTTTGTACCAGTTTTGA
- a CDS encoding flagellar hook protein FlgE, whose translation MNSALYIGATGMKGLSEGMNVITNNLANISTIGYKQQSILFSDLISTGQGGIGDWWGAQTDSYVAVGQTGKGLQVDTVRTLFNQGSFETSNTVTDLAINGKGFFQVTDGTNLYYTRAGDFRTYNDAVLRTPTGLAVNGYMYNADGSKGALQQVTLDKFGTMAAKATTSVDLRCNLGLTSQNSTSATDPYFSLIGQYNANNSPPISNTAYGYSTGVTLYGADGSTQTATIYYDAAPADSPNSVVQYLIASDDVTTDGTSATAGSGLLMSGTLTFSSSGQLTDMTAFTPSVADSTNLADWTPAALSSSGLPQMSVDGQTVTVNLGISAGGGWTNAPDSAAAVGVDPTALGGMAKATVTADATTNYTDTSPTSRIASQNGYGAGTLNGISIGSDGTITGSYSNGKDMNLWQIPVCRFTSEDGLHREGNNLFSATPEAGQMDMGVAGTENYGSIEAYATETSNVDMATEMVNMIITQRGFQSNSKVVTTADQMLQKAMELKRS comes from the coding sequence GTGAACTCCGCACTCTACATCGGCGCCACGGGCATGAAGGGCCTGAGTGAGGGCATGAATGTCATCACCAACAATCTGGCCAATATCAGCACCATTGGCTACAAGCAGCAGAGCATCCTGTTCTCGGACCTTATCTCCACGGGGCAGGGGGGCATAGGCGACTGGTGGGGCGCGCAGACCGATTCCTATGTGGCTGTGGGGCAGACCGGCAAGGGCCTGCAGGTCGACACGGTGCGCACCCTCTTCAACCAGGGTTCTTTTGAAACCAGCAATACCGTGACGGATCTGGCCATCAACGGCAAAGGCTTTTTTCAGGTTACGGACGGCACAAACCTCTACTATACCCGCGCCGGAGACTTCCGTACCTATAACGATGCTGTTTTGCGCACGCCCACGGGCCTGGCCGTCAACGGTTACATGTATAATGCGGACGGCAGCAAAGGCGCGCTGCAGCAGGTGACTCTGGACAAATTCGGCACCATGGCGGCCAAGGCCACCACCAGCGTGGACCTGCGCTGCAACCTGGGGCTGACCAGCCAGAACAGCACCAGCGCCACCGACCCCTACTTCAGCCTGATTGGTCAGTACAACGCCAACAACTCCCCGCCCATATCCAATACCGCCTATGGTTACAGCACGGGCGTGACCCTCTACGGCGCGGACGGCTCCACCCAGACGGCCACCATCTACTATGACGCGGCCCCGGCCGACAGCCCCAATTCTGTGGTGCAATACCTTATTGCCAGCGATGACGTGACCACAGACGGCACCAGCGCCACGGCGGGTTCCGGTCTGCTCATGTCCGGCACGCTCACCTTCAGCAGCAGCGGCCAGCTCACGGACATGACGGCCTTTACGCCCAGCGTGGCCGACAGCACCAACCTGGCCGACTGGACGCCCGCGGCGCTCTCCTCCTCCGGCCTGCCGCAGATGAGCGTGGACGGGCAGACCGTTACCGTCAATCTGGGCATCAGCGCCGGGGGCGGCTGGACCAATGCGCCGGACAGCGCCGCTGCCGTAGGCGTCGACCCCACGGCTCTGGGCGGCATGGCCAAGGCCACGGTAACTGCCGATGCTACCACCAATTATACGGATACCTCACCCACCAGCCGCATAGCCAGTCAGAACGGCTATGGCGCAGGCACGCTCAACGGCATCTCCATTGGCAGCGACGGCACCATCACCGGCTCCTACTCCAACGGCAAAGATATGAATCTTTGGCAGATACCCGTCTGCCGCTTCACCAGTGAAGATGGCCTGCACCGCGAAGGCAACAACCTTTTTTCCGCTACTCCCGAAGCCGGACAAATGGACATGGGCGTGGCAGGCACGGAAAACTACGGCAGCATAGAAGCCTACGCCACTGAAACCTCCAACGTAGACATGGCTACGGAAATGGTCAATATGATCATTACCCAGCGCGGCTTTCAGTCCAACAGCAAGGTGGTCACCACTGCCGACCAGATGCTGCAGAAGGCCATGGAACTGAAGCGGTCGTAG
- the hisI gene encoding phosphoribosyl-AMP cyclohydrolase, translated as MPQLPPDADFIPDFSKGLVPAIAQDCASGEVLMLAYMNEDAWRKTLETGEAHYWSRSRRELWHKGGTSGNVQKVRALRLDCDNDTVLLLVEQQGGAACHTGRRSCFYREWKDGRLRECAPQVFDPKKVYGG; from the coding sequence ATGCCCCAGTTGCCGCCCGACGCAGACTTTATCCCTGATTTCAGCAAGGGGCTGGTGCCCGCCATTGCCCAGGACTGTGCGAGCGGCGAAGTGCTTATGCTGGCCTACATGAATGAGGACGCCTGGCGCAAAACCCTTGAAACGGGCGAGGCCCATTACTGGAGCCGCAGCCGCCGGGAACTCTGGCACAAGGGCGGCACCTCCGGCAATGTGCAGAAAGTGCGCGCCCTGCGGCTGGATTGTGACAATGATACGGTACTTCTGCTGGTGGAGCAGCAGGGCGGCGCGGCCTGCCACACGGGGCGGCGCTCCTGCTTCTACCGGGAATGGAAGGACGGCCGCCTGCGGGAATGCGCTCCGCAGGTCTTTGACCCCAAAAAAGTCTATGGCGGATAA
- a CDS encoding rhodanese-like domain-containing protein, which translates to MNASHTRRLSRPWTGLALAVALALPLLLAAASALAEDISVSAAAALLRQPPEGLVVLDVRTPAEFRAGHLPGAVNMDYFGGPFEAQIQTLPKNAPVLLYCRTGNRSEAAQETLRTVGVRHILHMKDGIVGWQAQGLPLQE; encoded by the coding sequence ATGAATGCAAGCCACACCCGTCGCCTGTCCCGCCCTTGGACGGGCCTTGCCCTGGCCGTCGCCCTGGCCCTGCCCCTGCTGTTGGCGGCCGCCTCCGCTCTGGCCGAAGACATAAGCGTGTCCGCGGCCGCGGCCCTGCTGCGCCAGCCGCCCGAAGGCCTGGTGGTGCTGGACGTGCGCACCCCGGCGGAGTTCCGGGCCGGACATCTGCCCGGCGCCGTAAATATGGATTATTTCGGTGGTCCCTTTGAGGCGCAGATCCAGACGTTGCCCAAGAACGCGCCTGTGCTGCTCTATTGTCGCACGGGCAACCGCTCCGAGGCGGCGCAGGAAACCCTGCGCACGGTCGGGGTGCGGCACATTCTGCATATGAAGGACGGCATTGTCGGCTGGCAGGCCCAGGGCCTGCCCCTGCAAGAATAG
- a CDS encoding pyridoxal phosphate-dependent aminotransferase, with protein MSILSHSVAGYLDHASWIRRMFEAGGQLKARYGADNVYDFSLGNPDLPAPSAVAHGLRAFAAHAGEPFAFGYMPNGGFAWAREKLAAHLSKEQGVPLKADQVILGCGAAGVLNAFLRAVIDPGEEMLAFAPYFVEYGFYVANHGGSLRAVMSHKDDFRPDLAALEAAIGPKTRVVLINSPNNPTGVIYSREDLTALAELLENKSQEYGRPIWLVADEPYRFLAYDGVEVPSVLPLYPYAVVVSSFSKCLSLPGERVGYAAVSPRLPEAEELMAGLTLTNRILGFVNPPVVGQHLMAAALDSQVDLAVYAARRKAMAQVLTEAGYDFLMPAGAFYFFPKAPGGDDVAFVNALVEERVLAVPGSGFGCPGYFRLAFCVDEGVIRNAAEGFARALARIG; from the coding sequence ATGTCCATTCTTTCCCACAGCGTGGCGGGGTACCTGGACCACGCCTCCTGGATCCGGCGCATGTTTGAGGCCGGGGGACAGTTGAAGGCCCGCTACGGCGCGGACAACGTTTACGATTTCAGTCTGGGCAATCCTGATCTGCCCGCGCCGTCGGCCGTGGCCCACGGTTTGCGGGCTTTTGCCGCCCACGCGGGCGAGCCCTTCGCTTTCGGCTATATGCCCAACGGCGGCTTTGCCTGGGCGCGGGAAAAGCTCGCCGCGCACCTGAGCAAGGAACAGGGCGTGCCGCTCAAGGCTGATCAGGTCATCCTGGGCTGCGGCGCGGCTGGCGTGCTCAACGCTTTTTTGCGTGCCGTGATTGATCCTGGCGAAGAAATGCTGGCCTTTGCGCCGTATTTTGTGGAGTACGGCTTCTATGTGGCCAATCACGGCGGCAGCCTGCGGGCCGTCATGAGCCATAAGGACGATTTCCGGCCCGACCTTGCCGCCCTGGAGGCGGCCATCGGCCCCAAAACCCGCGTGGTGCTCATCAATTCGCCCAATAATCCCACGGGGGTGATCTACAGCCGCGAAGACCTCACGGCCTTGGCCGAGCTGCTGGAAAACAAGAGCCAGGAATACGGCCGCCCCATCTGGCTGGTGGCTGACGAGCCCTACCGTTTCCTGGCCTACGACGGGGTTGAGGTGCCTTCGGTGCTGCCCCTCTATCCCTATGCGGTGGTGGTCAGCTCTTTTTCCAAGTGTCTTTCCCTGCCGGGCGAGCGCGTGGGCTATGCCGCCGTGTCGCCCCGTCTGCCCGAAGCGGAAGAACTCATGGCCGGGCTTACCCTGACCAACCGCATTCTGGGCTTCGTCAACCCGCCGGTGGTGGGCCAGCACCTCATGGCCGCGGCCCTGGACAGTCAGGTGGATCTGGCCGTGTACGCCGCCCGCAGAAAGGCCATGGCCCAGGTGCTTACCGAAGCCGGTTATGACTTCCTTATGCCCGCCGGAGCCTTTTACTTCTTCCCCAAAGCGCCGGGCGGCGACGACGTGGCCTTTGTCAACGCCCTGGTGGAAGAACGAGTCCTGGCCGTGCCCGGTTCGGGCTTTGGCTGCCCCGGCTACTTCCGTCTGGCCTTCTGCGTGGACGAGGGCGTCATCCGCAACGCGGCCGAAGGCTTTGCCCGCGCGCTGGCCAGGATCGGCTAA
- a CDS encoding histidine phosphatase family protein, protein MQKLYVAMVGLPARGKSTLARRIRDGLAAEGIRARLFNNGDVRRARLGAASTDPDFYNPDNTYGRLAREQICRHNMELARQWLAPEGGNGDVAILDATNVSRARRRLMEGTLTDHPLLFIECRNEDQELLRACIRRKTALPEYAGYTEEAALENFNKRIGYYEHIYEPLRHEKFWLRVDSTANRILAEHPREGCAYYPAIREIVVSVWVHCLYLVRHGQTEFNLQGRIGGDPPLTTQGEAQAAALAEHLRDRPIHWVFTSTRQRSHQTAAPLLAQRPQTHVMAFREFDEIWAGDCEGLRYAEIRQRMPQVASARNADKYAFAYPNGESYAMLRDRVQRGLRRALFLAGDTPLVIVGHQAINRVLLALFLRQRKEDIPYIYVPQDQYYHISLTPRRKVFERLPYTPDRGAGEEDFAGEDEG, encoded by the coding sequence ATGCAAAAACTCTATGTGGCTATGGTGGGGCTGCCTGCGCGCGGCAAATCCACCTTGGCCCGGCGCATTCGTGACGGACTCGCCGCCGAGGGCATCCGCGCCCGCCTCTTCAATAACGGCGATGTACGCCGCGCCCGTCTGGGCGCGGCCTCCACCGACCCGGATTTTTACAACCCCGACAATACGTACGGTCGTCTGGCCCGCGAACAGATCTGCCGCCACAACATGGAGCTGGCCCGCCAGTGGCTCGCCCCGGAAGGCGGCAACGGCGATGTGGCCATTCTGGACGCCACCAATGTGAGCCGCGCCCGCCGCCGCCTTATGGAGGGCACCCTCACCGACCACCCTCTGCTCTTCATCGAATGCCGCAACGAGGACCAGGAACTGCTGCGCGCCTGCATCCGCCGCAAAACCGCCCTGCCCGAATATGCCGGCTATACTGAGGAAGCCGCCCTGGAAAACTTCAACAAACGCATTGGCTACTACGAGCATATCTACGAACCCCTGCGCCACGAGAAGTTCTGGCTGCGCGTGGATTCCACCGCCAACCGCATCCTGGCCGAGCACCCCCGCGAAGGCTGCGCCTACTACCCAGCCATACGCGAGATCGTCGTCAGCGTCTGGGTGCACTGCCTTTACCTGGTCCGCCACGGCCAGACGGAATTCAACCTGCAGGGCCGCATCGGCGGCGACCCGCCCCTCACCACGCAGGGCGAAGCCCAGGCCGCCGCTCTGGCAGAACATTTACGCGACCGCCCCATCCACTGGGTCTTCACTTCCACCCGCCAACGGTCCCACCAGACCGCCGCGCCCCTGCTGGCGCAGCGCCCCCAGACCCACGTCATGGCCTTTCGCGAATTTGACGAGATCTGGGCCGGCGACTGCGAGGGCCTGCGCTACGCCGAAATACGTCAACGCATGCCCCAGGTGGCCAGCGCCCGCAATGCCGACAAATACGCCTTTGCCTACCCCAATGGAGAAAGCTACGCCATGCTCCGCGACCGCGTCCAACGCGGTTTGCGCCGCGCCCTTTTCCTCGCCGGAGACACGCCCTTGGTCATTGTGGGGCACCAGGCCATCAACCGCGTGCTCCTGGCCCTTTTCCTGCGCCAGCGCAAAGAAGACATTCCCTATATCTATGTGCCGCAGGACCAATACTACCACATATCCCTCACGCCCCGCCGCAAGGTTTTTGAACGTCTGCCGTATACGCCGGACAGAGGTGCTGGGGAGGAAGATTTTGCAGGTGAGGACGAAGGATAA
- the hisG gene encoding ATP phosphoribosyltransferase, protein MSAETTPIIKLGVPKGSLEEATINLFERAGWKIRKHTRNYFPDINDPEIAASLCRVQEIGSYVAAGVLDAGITGLDWLVEREHEDKVVRVADLVYSKTSNRPCRWVLAVAGDSPYQKPQDLAGKRIATEVEGLTRRYFTKAGVDVEVFYSWGATEAKVVEGLADGIVEVTETGTTIRAHGLRIIDEVMRSYPVLIVNKDAWQDPRKRAKVEQLNLLLQGALRAENLVALKMNAPAANLDAILEMLPSLNSPTVAPLRDTRWLSVETVVQIDVVRDLIPRLRQAGAEGIIEYGLNKVI, encoded by the coding sequence ATGAGCGCGGAAACTACCCCCATCATCAAGCTCGGCGTGCCCAAGGGCTCGCTGGAAGAAGCCACCATCAATCTTTTTGAACGCGCGGGCTGGAAAATCCGCAAGCACACGCGCAACTATTTCCCTGACATTAATGATCCCGAAATCGCCGCCTCTCTCTGCCGCGTGCAGGAAATCGGCAGCTATGTGGCCGCCGGCGTGCTGGACGCGGGCATCACCGGCCTGGACTGGCTGGTGGAGCGCGAGCACGAGGATAAGGTGGTGCGCGTGGCCGACCTCGTCTACTCCAAAACCTCCAACCGCCCCTGCCGTTGGGTGCTGGCCGTGGCCGGCGATTCCCCCTACCAGAAGCCTCAGGATCTGGCGGGCAAACGCATCGCCACTGAAGTGGAAGGCCTCACCCGCCGCTACTTCACCAAGGCCGGGGTGGACGTGGAAGTCTTCTATTCTTGGGGCGCCACCGAGGCCAAGGTGGTGGAAGGCCTGGCTGACGGCATTGTGGAGGTCACCGAAACCGGCACCACCATCCGCGCCCACGGCCTGCGCATCATTGATGAAGTCATGCGCTCCTACCCCGTGCTCATCGTCAACAAGGACGCCTGGCAGGACCCGCGCAAGCGCGCCAAGGTGGAGCAGCTCAACCTGCTGCTGCAGGGCGCTTTGCGGGCCGAAAACCTTGTGGCCCTCAAAATGAACGCGCCGGCCGCCAACCTGGACGCCATCCTTGAAATGCTGCCTTCCCTCAACTCCCCCACCGTGGCCCCCTTGCGCGATACGCGCTGGCTTTCTGTGGAAACCGTGGTACAGATCGACGTGGTGCGTGACCTCATCCCCCGCCTGCGCCAGGCCGGAGCCGAAGGCATTATCGAATACGGCCTGAACAAGGTCATCTGA